In a single window of the Pseudohongiella acticola genome:
- a CDS encoding Cd(II)/Pb(II)-responsive transcriptional regulator produces the protein MRIGQLSQATGIGIETIRYYEKVGLLPDPARLPNGYRDYGPGHLDRLAFIRQCRSLDISIADIARLLDFRHGSPTDCDAINQLVDEHLAQIRTQIVSMRALESQLIELRKRCSKGKRTPDCGILNELTTSARGKMAIKRFPSH, from the coding sequence ATGCGGATAGGACAGCTAAGCCAAGCAACTGGCATAGGGATTGAAACAATTCGCTACTATGAGAAAGTTGGGTTGCTGCCCGACCCTGCACGATTGCCGAATGGTTATCGCGATTATGGCCCTGGGCACCTGGACAGATTGGCATTCATTCGCCAATGCCGCTCTCTGGATATATCAATCGCTGATATAGCGCGTTTGCTCGATTTTCGACATGGTAGTCCAACAGATTGCGATGCGATCAATCAGCTGGTCGATGAACATCTGGCTCAGATTCGTACTCAAATTGTCAGCATGCGTGCGCTAGAGAGCCAGCTCATTGAGTTGCGTAAACGCTGTTCAAAAGGAAAGAGAACGCCTGATTGCGGTATTCTCAATGAATTGACAACCTCAGCCCGTGGCAAAATGGCAATCAAACGGTTCCCTTCACATTGA
- a CDS encoding cation diffusion facilitator family transporter has translation MSHEHNHMSPESKDKRVAIAIWANAILTFAQIGGGIFAGSLALIADALHNFSDMAALVIAFAARKISRRPADARMTFGYGRIEVVAALINYTTLIIIGMYLIYEGGMRILDPPEVKGWWVIWLGGIALAVDALTALLTYSMQKDSVNIRALFLHNLSDALASVAVIIGGVFILLYDLRWVDPVITIVIASYILYLGLTEIGGSIRTLMLGSPLNIDTDAVIQVLTRIEGVVDVHHVHCWQMGEHEASLDAHVVIDAGAWDQFEQTKHRLKKALEAEFNIRHSTLEFEHPDHCHQDTKIYGHG, from the coding sequence ATGAGTCACGAACACAACCATATGTCCCCGGAATCGAAGGATAAGCGCGTTGCCATCGCCATCTGGGCCAATGCTATTCTGACGTTTGCGCAAATCGGGGGCGGTATTTTTGCCGGCAGCCTGGCGCTTATTGCCGATGCCTTGCATAACTTTTCGGACATGGCAGCGCTGGTCATTGCGTTTGCCGCCCGGAAAATTTCGCGTCGCCCGGCGGACGCCAGGATGACCTTTGGGTATGGGCGAATTGAGGTAGTTGCAGCCCTGATAAACTACACCACCTTGATTATCATCGGGATGTACCTGATATACGAAGGTGGCATGCGGATACTGGATCCCCCGGAAGTCAAAGGTTGGTGGGTCATCTGGCTGGGCGGTATTGCTCTGGCCGTGGATGCGCTGACAGCCTTACTCACCTATTCAATGCAGAAAGACAGCGTCAACATCCGTGCGCTGTTTCTGCATAATCTGTCCGATGCGCTCGCATCAGTCGCCGTGATCATTGGCGGTGTTTTCATCCTGCTCTACGACCTGCGTTGGGTTGACCCTGTCATCACCATCGTCATCGCAAGCTATATTCTTTATCTTGGCCTGACAGAAATCGGTGGAAGTATCAGAACATTGATGTTGGGGAGCCCTTTGAATATTGATACGGACGCTGTCATTCAGGTACTCACCAGGATCGAAGGCGTGGTTGATGTTCATCATGTGCATTGCTGGCAAATGGGTGAGCATGAAGCCTCGCTAGACGCTCATGTAGTCATTGATGCCGGCGCCTGGGATCAGTTTGAGCAGACCAAACATCGGCTAAAAAAGGCGCTGGAGGCGGAGTTCAACATACGGCATTCCACGCTGGAGTTTGAACACCCTGATCACTGTCACCAGGATACCAAGATATATGGGCACGGATAG
- a CDS encoding TonB-dependent receptor plug domain-containing protein, with translation MQSFWSPLVCGVLVFCIVQPDAYGQSDDDEDTQEEAVEEILVTSTRSRRSLEDLPTRVELISGEELGEKVNMKPGDIRMLLNESTGIQVQQTSATTFNSSIRIQGLDGRYTQMLRDGLPLYSGFAGGLGLLQIAPLDLQAVEVIKGSSSTLYGGGAIAGLVNLITKVPDYEPETSMLLNRTSAGGLDASAFHASRSDKVGTTLFASWNENTAYDPSDVGLSAIPQFERWTLNPRAFFYLDDSSELSIGITAVVEDRLGGNMDYIKDRPVAEPYYEDNRTKRLSSQLEYSRPLGEGTLNFRNSLGHFDRELEMADFGFAGVQKSSFSELHYALPKGAAEWITGLSLITEEFEQQDAVPGFNQDFSQYTLGAFIQNSRPLTDTVSIEAGVRVDHNDDHGTITLPRVAFLYEPTTDITVRAGGGLGYRLPSLFIEEAESVQFRNVLPLDRSSMNEEQSKGVNMDVTYRIPQSNGNLITLNSLLFYTRVDDPLELQEQGDNLEFTQPDGYVDTRGVEITVTATYGDFKLFLGYTHANVREHYAGTVSRAPLVSEHRLNNVLIYEREDDFRIGLEAYYYGPQRLSDGARGKSYWVTGVMTEKTLAENVKLFLNFENFGDTRQTRFDTIYTGSLSNPQFRDIYAPLDGFIVNGGIKVLF, from the coding sequence ATGCAGTCTTTTTGGTCCCCGTTAGTGTGTGGAGTATTAGTATTTTGTATCGTTCAACCTGATGCGTATGGCCAATCTGATGATGATGAAGATACCCAGGAAGAGGCAGTCGAAGAAATCCTGGTGACCTCTACCCGAAGCCGTCGTTCATTGGAAGATTTGCCAACACGAGTGGAATTAATCTCGGGTGAAGAGCTTGGTGAAAAGGTGAACATGAAACCTGGTGACATCAGGATGTTGTTGAATGAAAGCACCGGCATTCAGGTTCAACAGACTTCGGCGACCACATTTAACTCGAGTATCCGTATCCAGGGGCTGGACGGCCGCTACACACAAATGTTGCGCGATGGCTTGCCATTGTATTCGGGTTTTGCCGGTGGACTTGGGTTGCTCCAGATCGCGCCTCTGGATCTGCAGGCAGTTGAGGTCATCAAGGGCTCCTCTTCTACCTTGTATGGAGGCGGCGCAATAGCGGGTTTAGTGAATCTGATCACCAAAGTGCCTGATTACGAGCCAGAGACCAGCATGTTACTAAATCGAACCTCGGCGGGTGGACTCGATGCCAGTGCTTTTCACGCTTCGCGCAGCGACAAGGTAGGTACCACACTTTTCGCTTCATGGAACGAAAACACTGCCTATGATCCGTCGGATGTCGGCTTGTCAGCTATTCCTCAATTTGAGCGATGGACGCTGAATCCGCGCGCATTTTTCTATCTGGATGATTCAAGCGAGCTGAGCATCGGCATTACCGCCGTTGTGGAAGATCGCCTCGGCGGCAATATGGATTACATCAAAGACAGGCCGGTCGCCGAGCCCTATTACGAAGACAATCGTACCAAGCGGTTGTCAAGTCAGCTTGAATATAGTCGCCCGCTGGGAGAGGGGACTTTAAATTTCAGAAACAGTCTGGGACACTTTGATCGAGAGCTTGAAATGGCCGACTTTGGATTTGCGGGGGTACAAAAATCAAGCTTCAGCGAGCTGCACTACGCGCTGCCGAAGGGTGCTGCCGAATGGATAACGGGCTTGAGCCTGATCACTGAAGAATTTGAACAACAGGACGCCGTACCGGGCTTTAATCAGGATTTCTCTCAGTATACGCTGGGTGCATTCATTCAAAACTCCCGACCGCTGACCGACACCGTCAGTATTGAAGCAGGCGTTCGTGTAGACCACAACGATGATCACGGTACCATTACTCTGCCGCGTGTCGCGTTTTTGTACGAGCCGACGACTGACATCACTGTTCGCGCTGGTGGTGGTCTGGGCTATCGTTTGCCTTCATTATTCATTGAAGAAGCAGAGAGTGTGCAGTTCCGCAATGTATTACCGTTGGACCGCAGCTCGATGAATGAGGAGCAGTCCAAAGGTGTCAACATGGATGTGACCTATCGGATACCCCAGAGTAACGGTAACCTTATTACGCTAAATTCGCTGCTGTTTTACACACGCGTGGACGATCCACTGGAGTTGCAGGAGCAGGGAGATAACCTTGAATTTACGCAACCCGATGGATATGTCGATACGCGGGGCGTAGAGATCACTGTTACAGCCACATACGGCGACTTCAAGCTGTTTCTGGGTTATACGCACGCGAATGTGCGCGAGCACTATGCGGGTACGGTATCCAGAGCGCCGCTGGTGTCAGAACACCGGCTCAACAATGTTCTAATCTATGAGCGCGAAGATGATTTCAGGATAGGACTTGAAGCTTATTACTATGGACCGCAGCGTCTGAGCGACGGTGCCAGAGGTAAAAGCTATTGGGTCACAGGTGTGATGACAGAGAAGACTTTGGCGGAAAACGTAAAGCTATTCCTTAATTTCGAAAACTTTGGTGATACCCGTCAAACACGGTTCGATACTATCTACACCGGCAGCCTATCGAATCCTCAATTCAGGGATATTTATGCCCCGCTTGATGGTTTTATTGTGAATGGGGGTATTAAAGTGTTGTTCTAG